Proteins encoded within one genomic window of Glycine soja cultivar W05 chromosome 1, ASM419377v2, whole genome shotgun sequence:
- the LOC114408886 gene encoding mitochondrial carnitine/acylcarnitine carrier-like protein — protein sequence MGDVAKDLTAGTVGGAAQLIVGHPFDTIKVKLQSQPTPLPGQLPKYSGAIDAVKQTVAAEGPRGLYKGMGAPLATVAAFNAVLFTVRGQMEALLRSHPGATLTINQQVVCGAGAGVAVSFLACPTELIKCRLQAQSVLAGTGTAAVAVKYGGPMDVARQVLRSEGGVKGLFKGLVPTMAREVPGNAAMFGVYEALKRLLAGGTDTSGLGRGSLMLAGGVAGAAFWLMVYPTDVVKSVIQVDDYKNPKFSGSIDAFRRISASEGIKGLYKGFGPAMARSVPANAACFLAYEMTRSALG from the exons ATGGGAGATGTGGCAAAGGACCTAACAGCTGGGACTGTTGGAGGGGCAGCACAACTGATAGTTGGACACCCATTTGACACCATCAAGGTCAAGCTCCAGAGCCAGCCAACACCACTCCCCGGCCAGCTTCCCAAGTATTCTGGTGCAATTGATGCTGTCAAGCAGACGGTGGCAGCTGAAGGGCCAAGGGGTTTATACAAGGGTATGGGAGCCCCACTTGCCACAGTAGCTGCCTTCAATGCTGTCCTGTTTACAGTTAGGGGACAAATGGAAGCATTACTGAGGTCGCATCCCGGTGCTACCCTCACAATAAATCAGCAGGTTGTTTGTGGAGCTGGAGCTGGAGTTGCTGTTTCTTTTCTAGCTTGCCCAACTGAATTGATCAAATGCAG ATTGCAAGCACAAAGTGTGCTAGCTGGCACTGGAACAGCTGCAGTGGCAGTGAAATATGGGGGACCCATGGATGTGGCCAGGCAAGTTCTCAGGTCAGAAGGGGGCGTAAAAGGTCTTTTCAAGGGCTTGGTTCCCACCATGGCTCGCGAAGTACCTGGAAATGCTGCAATGTTTGGTGTATATGAAGCATTAAAGCGATTACTTGCAGGTGGCACTGATACCTCAGGACTGGGTAGAGGTTCTCTGATGCTTGCTGGAGGTGTGGCTGGAGCTGCTTTCTGGCTCATGGTTTACCCGACTGATGTTGTTAAGAGTGTGATTCAAGTAGATGATTACAAAAACCCAAAGTTCTCTGGTTCAATTGATGCTTTCAGAAGAATTTCAGCTTCTGAGGGGATCAAGGGCCTTTATAAGGGTTTTGGTCCTGCAATGGCCCGAAGTGTTCCTGCCAATGCAGCTTGCTTCTTGGCTTATGAGATGACAAGATCAGCTCTGGGATGA
- the LOC114400060 gene encoding uncharacterized protein LOC114400060 produces MDSSGSSLPLSHYSTQTSGESSSSQGSKREICYSFPTFNNLPNNGEKGLVPIKTPEISLEKCVSEKQEIKNSCLPKQQVVKNRTKKNEKKCKLATFKTTRLLIYALYWFFLFTAFGSTLSINRHLCGWV; encoded by the exons ATGGATTCTAGTGGCAGCTCTCTCCCTTTGTCCCATTATTCCACACAAACTTCTGGGGAGTCTTCGTCCAGCCAGGGTTCCAAGAGAGAAATATGCTACTCATTTCCAACTTTCAACAATCTCCCAAATAATGGAGAGAAAGGATTAGTTCCTATCAAGACACCTGAAATATCCCtg GAAAAATGTGTGAGTgagaagcaagaaattaaaaactcGTGCCTTCCTAAGCAGCAGGTGGTGAAGAATAgaacaaagaagaatgaaaagaaatgcAAATTGGCCACATTTAAAACTACTAGGTTGCTGATATACGCTTTATattggttttttctttttactgctTTTGGCTCCACCCTGAGCATTAATAGACATTTATGTGGTTGGGTTTGA
- the LOC114408875 gene encoding abscisic acid receptor PYL1-like produces MEKAESSASTSEPDSDENHHRHPTNHHINPPSGLTPLEFASLIPSVAEHHSYLVGSGQCSSLLAQRVQAPPDAVWSVVRRFDKPQTYKHFIKSCAVKEPFHMAVGVTRDVNVISGLPAATSTERLDLLDDIRCVTGFSIIGGEHRLRNYRSVTTVHSFEDDADDGKIYTVVLESYVVDVPDGNTEEDTRLFADTVVKLNLQKLASVTEGTNRDGDGKSHSR; encoded by the coding sequence ATGGAGAAAGCCGAGAGCTCCGCCTCCACATCGGAGCCAGACTCCGACGAGAACCACCACCGCCACCCGACGAACCACCACATCAACCCTCCCTCCGGCCTCACCCCGCTCGAGTTCGCCTCCCTCATCCCCTCCGTCGCCGAGCACCACTCCTACCTCGTCGGCTCCGGGCAATGCTCCTCACTCCTCGCCCAGCGCGTCCAAGCGCCGCCCGACGCCGTCTGGTCCGTCGTCCGCCGCTTCGACAAGCCCCAAACCTACAAGCACTTCATCAAGAGCTGCGCCGTCAAAGAGCCCTTTCACATGGCCGTCGGCGTCACTCGAGACGTCAATGTCATCTCCGGCCTCCCCGCCGCCACCAGCACCGAACGCCTCGACCTCCTCGACGACATCCGCTGCGTCACCGGCTTTAGCATCATCGGCGGCGAACACCGCCTCCGCAACTACCGCTCCGTCACTACCGTCCATTCCTTCGAGGACGACGCCGACGACGGCAAGATCTACACCGTCGTCCTCGAATCCTACGTCGTCGACGTCCCCGACGGCAACACCGAAGAGGACACGCGTCTCTTCGCCGATACCGTCGTCAAGCTCAACCTCCAGAAGCTCGCCTCCGTCACCGAAGGAACCAACCGCGACGGTGACGGTAAGTCACACTCGCGGTGA